A DNA window from Gammaproteobacteria bacterium CG11_big_fil_rev_8_21_14_0_20_46_22 contains the following coding sequences:
- the lolD gene encoding lipoprotein-releasing system ATP-binding protein LolD: protein MNKPIIQCEALSKIYQEGARQVEVIKHVDFSLSAGERVAIIGRSGSGKSTLLQCLAGLDKPTSGRVLWHGQSVEGLSEARRCALRNSTLGFVFQFHHLLPEFSALENVMMPLLIRGVDQSQALATAEQMLEAVGLSHRLSHRPQALSGGERQRVAIARALAAKPKCLLADEPTGNLDEQAAKAVFELLMSLSQAQGLALVLVTHDLSLASRMQTCYALVDGGLSLES from the coding sequence ATGAATAAGCCGATTATTCAGTGTGAAGCTTTAAGCAAAATCTACCAGGAAGGTGCTCGCCAGGTTGAGGTGATCAAGCATGTCGATTTTAGTTTGTCAGCGGGTGAGCGTGTGGCGATTATCGGCCGCTCGGGCTCAGGCAAAAGTACACTGTTGCAATGTTTGGCAGGCTTGGACAAACCGACGTCCGGGCGGGTGTTGTGGCATGGTCAGTCGGTCGAAGGCTTAAGTGAGGCGCGCCGCTGTGCGTTGAGAAACTCAACCTTGGGCTTTGTGTTTCAGTTTCATCACTTGTTGCCCGAGTTCAGCGCGTTGGAAAATGTGATGATGCCTTTATTGATTCGTGGTGTCGATCAATCACAGGCCTTGGCCACGGCTGAGCAGATGCTTGAAGCTGTGGGTCTTTCCCATCGTTTGTCGCACAGGCCGCAGGCCTTATCGGGCGGTGAGCGACAACGTGTGGCCATTGCTCGTGCCTTAGCCGCTAAGCCGAAATGCTTATTGGCAGACGAACCCACGGGAAACTTAGATGAGCAGGCTGCAAAGGCTGTGTTTGAATTGTTGATGAGCTTGTCGCAGGCTCAGGGTTTGGCATTGGTGCTTGTCACGCACGATCTCTCGCTAGCCAGTCGAATGCAAACTT